A single region of the Changchengzhania lutea genome encodes:
- a CDS encoding Crp/Fnr family transcriptional regulator, with protein sequence MSKCEQCIIKQFNSLKSLTKDELMRISSCKTSKIIKKGEVIFEEGEILNGVYCVKDGICKLSKLSANGKDQIVKMVVKGQLLGQRSLISDESSNLQATALNDMEVCFIPKSEIIADLQKNPKFSFDVLKDMAHDLKEADDIIVNMAQKSVRQRLAESLIYIHDSFGKNPNGTLSVLLSREDFANIVGTATESAIRVLSQFKKEKLIRTVGKQIIIEDLEGLKRVE encoded by the coding sequence ATGAGTAAGTGTGAACAATGTATAATTAAGCAGTTTAACTCGTTAAAGTCTTTAACAAAGGATGAGTTAATGCGTATTTCTAGTTGTAAAACGTCTAAAATTATAAAAAAAGGGGAGGTTATTTTTGAAGAGGGTGAGATATTAAATGGTGTTTATTGCGTAAAAGATGGTATTTGTAAACTTTCAAAATTAAGTGCCAACGGTAAAGATCAAATTGTTAAAATGGTTGTAAAGGGTCAGTTGTTAGGCCAGCGCTCATTAATTAGCGATGAAAGTTCAAATTTACAAGCCACCGCTTTAAATGATATGGAAGTTTGTTTTATTCCAAAAAGTGAGATTATTGCAGATCTTCAAAAAAATCCAAAATTCTCTTTTGATGTCCTAAAAGATATGGCGCATGATTTAAAGGAAGCGGATGATATTATTGTTAATATGGCACAAAAATCCGTGAGACAGCGTCTTGCAGAAAGCTTAATTTATATACATGATAGTTTTGGTAAAAATCCAAACGGCACATTGAGTGTGTTATTATCAAGAGAGGATTTTGCCAATATTGTGGGTACCGCAACAGAATCTGCAATACGTGTTTTATCTCAGTTCAAAAAGGAAAAGCTTATACGTACAGTTGGCAAGCAAATTATAATTGAAGATTTAGAAGGTTTAAAACGCGTTGAATAA
- a CDS encoding heavy metal translocating P-type ATPase, producing MSDSACFHCGLDASNSNITADDKSFCCHGCKTVYEIFSANDLTCYYDLQQAPGATPNKLVGKYHFLDNTKIVEKLLEFNNDTTQIVTLYIPHVHCSSCIWILENLNKLNPSIGASFVNFGKKTVRVTYNSEIYSLKQLVELLASIGYEPFISLDDYNVGKTHIDRSLIYKLGVAGFAFGNIMFLSFPEYFQVQGFWIETYAPLFRWLMFFFSLPVVFYSGQDYFISAYKGLRAHILNIDVPIALGITVLFIRSSAEIILNLGTGFFDSLTGLIFFLLLGKFFQQKTYKFLSFERDYKSYFPIGITKISSEGKETSIQVYDIKKGDRLLIRNEELIPVDCILIKGKAHIDYSFVTGESKAVSKQSGDKLFAGGKQMHGILEVDVLKTVEQSYLTQLWSNDVFKNNKELEFTNITNSISKRFTVTILLIAFIATTYWLFIDSSKALNVFTAVLIIACPCAIALSAPFTFGNILRILGKKKFYLKNAQVIEQLAKINTIIFDKTGTITNNETDEIHYDGSKLSEAEEILLKSTLRGSNHPLSRSLYHLLDQHNILSLDTYEEHLGKGIEAQYKTQNIKIGSASYVGYSTEPANLNTTVHISADSAYKGKFTFYNKYRTGLSQLFNQLKKEYDLVILSGDNAGEKDNLAKLLPTKTKLLFNQKPEDKLEYIKHHQNEGAQVLMIGDGLNDAGALAQSDVGIAISENVNVFSPACDAILDASKFNQLYNYIKVSKSAIKIIKWSFVLSFIYNIIGLYFAVTGQLAPVVAAILMPLSSISIVAFTTITTNILGKKVD from the coding sequence ATGAGCGATAGCGCATGCTTCCATTGTGGATTAGATGCTTCCAATTCTAATATCACAGCTGATGATAAATCATTTTGCTGTCACGGATGCAAAACTGTTTACGAGATTTTCTCTGCAAATGATTTAACGTGTTATTACGATTTACAACAAGCGCCAGGAGCAACACCAAATAAACTGGTTGGCAAATATCATTTTTTAGATAACACTAAAATTGTTGAAAAATTATTAGAATTTAACAATGATACCACTCAAATTGTAACCCTTTACATTCCCCATGTTCACTGTAGTTCTTGCATCTGGATTCTTGAAAACCTTAATAAATTAAACCCATCTATTGGCGCTTCCTTTGTTAATTTTGGAAAGAAAACCGTGCGCGTTACATACAATAGTGAGATTTATTCGCTAAAGCAATTAGTAGAGTTGCTAGCCAGTATAGGATACGAACCATTTATTAGTTTAGACGACTATAATGTAGGCAAAACACACATCGATAGGTCGTTAATTTATAAATTAGGTGTGGCAGGCTTTGCATTTGGGAATATTATGTTTTTATCGTTTCCTGAATATTTTCAAGTACAAGGTTTTTGGATAGAAACCTATGCCCCACTTTTTAGATGGCTCATGTTTTTCTTCTCGCTTCCCGTTGTTTTCTATTCGGGGCAGGATTATTTTATTTCCGCGTATAAAGGATTACGTGCTCATATTTTAAACATAGATGTTCCCATTGCACTGGGCATTACCGTACTTTTTATAAGAAGTTCGGCCGAAATCATTTTAAATCTAGGTACTGGATTTTTTGATAGCTTAACTGGGCTTATTTTCTTTTTGCTGCTCGGGAAATTCTTTCAGCAAAAAACATATAAGTTCTTGTCCTTTGAACGGGATTATAAATCTTATTTCCCTATTGGAATAACCAAAATTTCATCAGAAGGTAAAGAAACATCTATTCAAGTATATGACATTAAAAAAGGTGACCGTTTGCTCATTAGAAATGAAGAACTGATTCCTGTTGATTGTATATTAATAAAAGGAAAGGCACATATTGATTATAGTTTTGTAACAGGTGAATCTAAAGCAGTTTCAAAACAATCGGGTGATAAACTATTTGCTGGTGGTAAGCAGATGCATGGTATTCTAGAAGTGGATGTTTTAAAAACAGTTGAACAAAGTTATCTCACGCAATTATGGAGTAATGATGTATTTAAAAATAATAAAGAATTAGAGTTTACAAACATTACAAATAGCATTAGTAAACGTTTTACTGTAACGATTCTACTGATAGCCTTTATAGCCACCACCTACTGGCTTTTTATAGATTCTAGCAAAGCGTTAAACGTATTTACCGCAGTCCTTATTATTGCTTGCCCGTGTGCTATTGCGCTTTCTGCACCGTTTACATTCGGAAATATTTTACGCATTTTAGGAAAGAAGAAATTCTATTTAAAAAATGCTCAGGTTATTGAACAATTGGCTAAAATAAACACAATCATTTTTGATAAAACGGGTACTATTACAAACAATGAAACAGATGAAATACATTACGATGGTTCAAAACTATCTGAAGCGGAAGAGATATTACTAAAAAGTACCTTAAGAGGCTCAAACCATCCATTGAGCAGATCGCTCTATCATCTCTTAGATCAGCATAACATTCTAAGCTTAGATACTTATGAGGAGCACTTAGGCAAAGGCATTGAAGCGCAATATAAAACCCAGAATATCAAAATTGGATCTGCGTCTTACGTGGGATATTCAACAGAACCCGCAAACTTAAACACCACAGTACATATTAGCGCTGATAGTGCATATAAAGGAAAATTCACATTTTATAATAAATACAGAACAGGATTGTCGCAATTGTTCAATCAATTAAAAAAAGAATATGATTTAGTTATTCTTTCGGGTGATAATGCAGGTGAGAAGGATAATTTAGCTAAATTACTTCCCACTAAGACCAAACTCCTTTTTAATCAGAAACCAGAGGACAAATTAGAGTACATAAAACATCATCAAAATGAAGGCGCCCAAGTATTGATGATTGGTGATGGATTAAATGATGCCGGTGCCTTAGCGCAAAGCGATGTGGGCATTGCCATTTCAGAAAATGTAAACGTATTCTCCCCTGCATGCGATGCCATTTTAGATGCTTCAAAATTTAATCAGTTGTACAACTATATAAAAGTATCAAAATCGGCTATAAAAATTATTAAATGGAGTTTTGTGCTTTCATTTATTTATAATATTATTGGTCTCTATTTTGCCGTTACTGGTCAATTGGCACCTGTTGTAGCTGCTATTTTAATGCCTTTAAGTTCTATAAGTATCGTAGCATTTACAACAATTACCACCAATATTTTGGGCAAAAAAGTAGATTGA
- the ccoS gene encoding cbb3-type cytochrome oxidase assembly protein CcoS, producing MSVIYILLAISIIVAIGFFIAFIVAVRHGQFDDSYTPSVRMLFEDEIVKTKTNKTILTKKE from the coding sequence ATGAGTGTTATATATATTTTACTAGCAATAAGTATTATTGTGGCTATAGGCTTTTTTATTGCCTTTATTGTCGCAGTTAGGCATGGTCAATTTGATGATAGCTACACACCATCTGTACGCATGTTATTTGAAGATGAAATTGTTAAGACAAAAACTAATAAAACAATACTAACCAAAAAAGAATAA
- the ccoN gene encoding cytochrome-c oxidase, cbb3-type subunit I, whose product MEMQQFHYDNKIVTKFLYATIIFGVVGMAVGLLLAFMFLFPNLTDGISWLSFGRLRPLHTNAVIFAFVGNAMFAGIYYSLQRLLKARMASDLLSNINFWGWQLIIVAAAISLPLGYTTSKEYAELEWPIDIAIALIWVIFGVNMIWTILKRRQRHLYVAIWFYIATFVTVAVLHIFNSLELPVSGMKSYSVYAGVQDALVQWWYGHNAVAFFLTTPFLGLMYYFVPKAANRPVYSYRLSIVHFWSLIFIYIWAGPHHLLYTALPEWAQNLGVAFSVMLLMPSWGGMINGLLTLRGAWDKVRTDPVLKFLVVAITGYGMATFEGPTLSLKSVNAVAHYTDWIIAHVHVGALAWNGFMAFGIIYYLIPRLFKTKMFSLGLANLHFWIGTLGIIMYALPMYVAGFTQYSMWQQFNPDGTLVYGNFLETVTEIIPMYWMRAIGGTLYIIGMFILVYNVIMTVRQGSKVEDELAQTPALERVTKKRTAGEGWHTWIERRPVQLTLLATVAILIGGVIQIIPTIMVKSNIPTISSVKPYSPLELEGRDIYIREGCVGCHSQMIRPFRHEVERYGEYSKAGEYVYDHPFLWGSKRTGPDLHRTGAKYSDNWHFNHMYDPQSTSSGSIMPRYPWLITGKSSLLDKSMTEKKMEAMVTLGVPYTNEDIANAQQNMLEQGAQIEQNLYTDPDFVTTYEADKKYAAENGEVFIEMKNREIVALIAYLQRLGTDINVETTMK is encoded by the coding sequence ATGGAGATGCAACAGTTTCATTACGATAACAAAATTGTTACTAAATTCCTTTATGCTACAATAATTTTTGGCGTGGTAGGGATGGCAGTAGGATTGCTACTGGCTTTTATGTTCCTATTCCCAAACCTTACTGATGGTATTTCATGGTTAAGTTTTGGTCGGTTAAGACCATTACATACCAATGCCGTCATTTTTGCATTTGTTGGGAACGCTATGTTTGCCGGAATTTACTATTCACTGCAACGTTTGTTGAAAGCGCGTATGGCTAGCGACCTTTTAAGTAATATAAACTTCTGGGGTTGGCAACTTATTATTGTCGCAGCAGCTATAAGTTTGCCTTTAGGCTACACAACCTCTAAAGAATATGCTGAATTAGAATGGCCCATCGATATTGCCATCGCGTTAATTTGGGTAATTTTTGGGGTGAATATGATTTGGACCATTTTAAAACGAAGACAACGCCATTTATATGTTGCCATTTGGTTTTATATCGCCACGTTTGTTACGGTCGCAGTGCTTCATATATTTAATAGTTTAGAATTACCTGTTAGTGGCATGAAAAGTTACTCCGTCTACGCGGGAGTTCAAGATGCCTTAGTACAATGGTGGTATGGTCATAATGCTGTAGCTTTCTTTTTAACGACACCTTTTTTAGGGCTGATGTATTATTTTGTTCCTAAAGCGGCCAATAGACCAGTGTATTCTTATCGACTTTCTATTGTGCATTTTTGGTCACTCATATTCATTTATATATGGGCAGGCCCTCATCACCTATTATACACTGCGCTACCAGAATGGGCACAAAACCTTGGCGTTGCCTTCTCTGTAATGCTTTTAATGCCATCTTGGGGTGGTATGATAAACGGATTACTAACACTTCGTGGAGCTTGGGATAAAGTACGAACCGATCCTGTTTTAAAATTTTTAGTCGTAGCCATTACCGGATATGGGATGGCAACATTTGAAGGACCAACCTTATCATTAAAAAGTGTAAATGCCGTAGCGCACTATACGGATTGGATTATTGCTCACGTTCACGTGGGTGCCTTAGCCTGGAATGGTTTTATGGCTTTTGGTATCATTTACTACCTCATCCCTCGATTATTTAAAACAAAAATGTTCTCATTAGGCTTGGCAAATTTACATTTTTGGATAGGCACATTAGGGATTATTATGTACGCCTTACCTATGTATGTTGCAGGCTTCACACAATATTCTATGTGGCAACAGTTCAATCCAGATGGCACTTTAGTGTATGGTAACTTTTTAGAAACCGTTACAGAAATTATCCCCATGTACTGGATGCGTGCCATTGGTGGTACGCTGTATATTATTGGAATGTTCATCTTGGTTTATAATGTTATTATGACTGTAAGACAAGGAAGCAAAGTCGAGGACGAACTTGCACAAACGCCTGCTTTAGAACGTGTCACTAAAAAGCGTACTGCTGGCGAAGGATGGCATACATGGATAGAGCGTAGACCCGTGCAATTAACCCTTTTGGCTACCGTAGCTATTTTAATTGGTGGTGTTATTCAAATTATCCCAACCATTATGGTCAAATCTAATATTCCAACTATTTCTAGTGTGAAACCTTATTCGCCTTTAGAACTGGAAGGGCGTGATATTTACATCCGTGAAGGCTGTGTGGGTTGTCACTCTCAAATGATACGCCCGTTTAGGCATGAAGTGGAACGCTATGGTGAATACTCTAAAGCTGGTGAATATGTTTATGACCATCCATTCCTTTGGGGAAGTAAACGAACGGGACCAGACTTACATCGCACTGGTGCTAAGTACTCAGATAACTGGCACTTTAACCATATGTACGATCCGCAGAGTACCTCATCAGGTTCTATTATGCCACGTTATCCTTGGTTAATTACCGGTAAAAGCAGTTTATTGGATAAGTCTATGACCGAGAAAAAAATGGAAGCCATGGTGACTCTTGGTGTTCCTTATACCAATGAAGACATTGCCAATGCCCAGCAAAACATGTTAGAACAAGGTGCACAGATTGAGCAAAACCTCTACACCGATCCAGATTTTGTGACTACCTATGAAGCAGACAAAAAATATGCTGCTGAAAATGGCGAAGTATTCATAGAAATGAAAAATAGGGAAATTGTAGCGCTTATTGCTTATTTACAGCGTCTGGGAACTGATATCAATGTAGAAACAACTATGAAATAA
- a CDS encoding CcoQ/FixQ family Cbb3-type cytochrome c oxidase assembly chaperone: MLKFVKNHMESITGIEIYPVISLLIFFTFFVLLFWWVITAKKDYIKRVSNLPLDNQNNDVLCDN; encoded by the coding sequence ATGTTGAAATTTGTAAAAAATCATATGGAGAGTATTACGGGAATAGAAATTTATCCTGTAATCTCCCTCCTTATCTTCTTCACTTTTTTTGTATTACTTTTTTGGTGGGTCATTACTGCTAAAAAAGATTATATAAAAAGGGTGAGTAACCTGCCATTAGACAACCAAAACAACGATGTATTATGCGACAATTAG
- a CDS encoding cbb3-type cytochrome c oxidase N-terminal domain-containing protein — translation MRQLVPSWVRIPIAFFIIFGIVEFFIDSGEKPAFIEYPVVLLFLFLVLLILIAIEAIIGALENVMLHKLNAEDKARFLAQKESKYKFTWLKETYKKLLGSKPIEEEGEIILDHNYDGIKELDNDLPPWWLYGFYLTIIFAAVYLLKYHVFNGDNQIDELETELAEARVAIEDYKKTAKNLVDINTVTLLTEASDLGAGKAIFEANCVACHMADGGGGIGPNLTDEHWILGGDIKSVFRTVSEGGRSGKGMIAWKQQLKPLEMAQVSSYVLTFQGTTPANPKAAEGDIWVD, via the coding sequence ATGCGACAATTAGTTCCATCATGGGTTCGAATTCCTATAGCCTTCTTTATTATTTTTGGAATTGTAGAATTCTTTATTGATTCTGGGGAAAAACCTGCCTTTATAGAATATCCAGTAGTACTCTTATTTCTGTTTCTTGTACTATTAATCCTTATTGCTATTGAAGCCATTATTGGTGCTCTAGAAAACGTTATGCTTCATAAATTAAATGCTGAAGATAAGGCCCGTTTTTTAGCCCAAAAAGAAAGCAAGTACAAATTTACTTGGCTAAAAGAAACGTATAAGAAACTTTTAGGATCTAAACCTATTGAAGAAGAAGGCGAAATTATACTTGACCATAATTATGATGGTATTAAAGAGTTAGATAACGACTTACCGCCATGGTGGCTGTATGGTTTTTATCTTACCATCATATTTGCTGCGGTATATTTATTAAAATACCATGTGTTTAATGGCGATAATCAGATTGATGAATTAGAAACCGAATTGGCAGAAGCCAGAGTTGCTATTGAAGACTACAAGAAAACTGCCAAAAATTTAGTAGATATTAATACGGTGACCTTATTAACAGAAGCGTCAGATCTTGGAGCTGGAAAGGCTATTTTTGAAGCGAACTGTGTGGCTTGCCATATGGCAGATGGTGGCGGTGGTATTGGTCCAAATTTGACTGACGAACACTGGATTTTAGGTGGTGATATTAAAAGTGTTTTTAGAACCGTATCGGAAGGAGGACGTTCCGGAAAAGGCATGATTGCTTGGAAACAACAATTAAAACCTTTAGAAATGGCTCAAGTATCAAGTTATGTTTTAACATTTCAAGGTACTACGCCAGCAAACCCAAAAGCTGCAGAAGGCGATATTTGGGTAGATTAA
- the ccoG gene encoding cytochrome c oxidase accessory protein CcoG — protein sequence METPNSENFRDSIGTITKEGKRAWVFPKKPSGKFYKYRKWVSYFLLAFLLLAPFIKVNGNQFLMFNILERRFNIFGFPFWPQDFHLFVISMIIGVVFVALFTVAFGRIFCGWICPQTIFMEMVFRRIEYWIEGDRGKQIRLAKQAWNAEKIRKKGLKLLVFLFISFIIANVFLAYLIGSDTLIAYITEGPLSHISTLISLLIFTAVFYFVFAWFREQVCIIACPYGRLQGVLLDTKSIVVAYDHKRGEAEKGRKKFRKNEDRAALGHGDCIDCFQCVNVCPTGIDIRNGTQLECVNCTACIDECDHIMESINLPKGLIRYASEEQIEKNVPFRLTARMKGYIAVLAILVGLLTGMLFLRNDVEANILRLPGQLYEHKDNNIISNVFTYKLVNKTSKDIENVSFKLMSHKGELKLVATSDNFVVPNQGIAKGTLFVEINNSALTGDRNKIKIGVYSGDKLIETTTANFLGPRSYK from the coding sequence ATGGAAACCCCAAACAGCGAAAACTTTAGAGACTCTATTGGCACGATTACTAAAGAAGGTAAACGGGCTTGGGTATTTCCTAAAAAACCCAGTGGAAAGTTTTATAAGTACCGAAAGTGGGTGAGTTACTTTTTGTTGGCCTTTTTATTACTGGCTCCATTTATAAAGGTCAATGGAAACCAGTTTTTAATGTTTAATATTTTAGAGCGTCGCTTTAATATTTTTGGATTTCCGTTTTGGCCTCAGGATTTTCACTTGTTTGTTATTTCAATGATTATTGGGGTGGTATTTGTTGCCCTGTTTACGGTTGCTTTCGGACGGATTTTCTGCGGATGGATTTGTCCGCAAACCATTTTTATGGAAATGGTGTTTCGTAGAATTGAATATTGGATAGAAGGGGATCGAGGCAAGCAAATACGCTTGGCAAAACAAGCTTGGAACGCAGAAAAAATAAGAAAAAAAGGCTTAAAACTTCTTGTTTTCCTATTCATCTCTTTTATAATTGCTAATGTGTTTTTAGCCTATTTAATAGGAAGTGATACCCTTATAGCATATATTACAGAAGGGCCTTTGAGCCATATAAGTACACTCATTTCGTTACTTATTTTTACGGCGGTGTTCTATTTTGTATTCGCGTGGTTTAGAGAACAGGTTTGCATCATTGCATGTCCTTACGGAAGATTACAGGGCGTATTACTAGATACAAAATCGATTGTAGTGGCGTACGACCATAAACGTGGGGAAGCCGAAAAAGGTAGAAAGAAATTTAGAAAAAACGAAGATCGCGCTGCTTTAGGACATGGGGATTGTATTGATTGCTTTCAGTGTGTAAATGTTTGTCCAACTGGTATTGATATTAGAAACGGCACGCAACTAGAGTGCGTAAACTGTACCGCATGCATTGACGAATGTGACCATATTATGGAAAGCATTAATTTGCCTAAAGGTTTGATAAGGTACGCCAGTGAAGAACAAATAGAAAAAAATGTTCCGTTTAGGTTAACTGCAAGAATGAAAGGCTATATAGCCGTTTTAGCCATTTTAGTTGGGTTACTTACAGGGATGCTATTTTTAAGAAACGATGTTGAGGCAAATATTTTAAGGTTACCAGGGCAGTTGTACGAACATAAAGACAACAATATTATTAGTAATGTATTTACATATAAACTGGTAAATAAAACCTCGAAAGATATTGAAAATGTGAGTTTTAAACTCATGTCCCACAAAGGTGAATTGAAACTTGTTGCTACCAGTGATAATTTTGTGGTACCAAATCAAGGGATTGCTAAAGGGACTTTGTTTGTAGAAATAAATAATTCGGCATTAACAGGTGACAGAAATAAAATAAAAATAGGTGTGTATTCTGGGGATAAGTTAATTGAAACAACGACGGCTAACTTTTTAGGCCCAAGAAGCTATAAATAA
- a CDS encoding FixH family protein, whose translation MKFNWGTGIILAFIGFIGFILYFIITMCTDNRFEHELVTEDYYGVELKYQDAIDKLNNAKNLEENISYIKTSEGLTIVFPERLDYKKITGKVFLYRPSNKRLDFDTAISLSTSNLLIPDKRLVDGRWNITVDWQYNGHSYLFKESIHY comes from the coding sequence ATGAAATTTAATTGGGGAACTGGAATTATATTGGCGTTTATTGGCTTTATTGGTTTTATTCTGTATTTTATTATTACCATGTGTACGGACAATAGGTTTGAACACGAACTGGTTACTGAAGATTATTATGGTGTGGAGTTAAAGTATCAAGACGCGATTGATAAGTTGAATAATGCTAAAAATCTAGAAGAAAATATTTCCTATATAAAGACGAGCGAAGGTTTAACCATTGTTTTTCCTGAGCGCTTAGATTACAAAAAAATCACTGGTAAAGTGTTCCTATATAGACCATCTAACAAACGGTTAGACTTTGATACTGCTATTTCATTGTCTACTTCAAATTTGCTCATACCTGACAAACGTTTGGTAGATGGTCGTTGGAACATTACTGTGGATTGGCAATATAACGGACATTCTTATTTATTTAAGGAATCTATACATTATTAA
- a CDS encoding sulfite exporter TauE/SafE family protein — protein MLLSAFILGLLGSFHCVGMCGPIAFMLPVDRTNTLKKISQITVYHIGRLLAYSIIGLIFGLIGKSLYLFGFQQQLSIAIGVLMILVILIPKKIFNKYNFSKPIFKAISKIKSALGSALKKKTADTFLTIGFLNGFLPCGLVYVALFAAIAGGNAMNGSLYMAVFGLGTVPLMTTAIYFSHFLKGTARQKIQKAIPVFVVFIGALFILRGLGLGIPYISPAPVFDMLTSDINCH, from the coding sequence ATGCTACTATCTGCATTTATATTAGGACTGCTTGGAAGTTTTCACTGTGTGGGAATGTGCGGCCCTATTGCTTTTATGCTACCTGTAGACCGAACGAACACCTTAAAAAAAATATCACAAATTACTGTTTACCACATAGGTAGACTATTGGCTTATAGCATTATAGGTTTGATTTTTGGACTGATTGGAAAAAGTTTGTACCTGTTTGGATTTCAGCAACAGCTTTCTATAGCCATTGGCGTCCTGATGATTTTGGTTATTTTGATTCCCAAAAAAATATTTAATAAGTATAACTTTTCAAAACCTATTTTTAAAGCGATTTCCAAAATAAAATCGGCTTTAGGTAGCGCCTTAAAAAAGAAAACAGCAGACACCTTTTTAACTATTGGTTTTCTAAACGGATTTTTGCCCTGTGGTCTGGTTTATGTGGCCTTATTTGCTGCAATTGCTGGCGGAAATGCGATGAACGGTAGTTTATATATGGCCGTTTTTGGTTTGGGAACCGTCCCCTTAATGACTACAGCGATTTATTTTAGCCATTTTTTAAAAGGCACAGCAAGACAAAAGATACAAAAAGCAATTCCTGTTTTTGTTGTTTTTATTGGCGCTTTGTTTATTCTTCGAGGTTTAGGTTTAGGGATTCCTTACATCTCCCCCGCTCCAGTTTTTGATATGTTGACGAGTGATATAAACTGTCATTAA
- a CDS encoding GIY-YIG nuclease family protein, which translates to MKKSHMYFMTNKNNTVIYVGVTSNLLKRVYQHKTKTHKGFTFKYNCDKLVYFEVFNDINQAITREKQIKGGSRKQKEDLINSNNPEWKDLSDGWLFYFD; encoded by the coding sequence ATGAAAAAATCACACATGTATTTTATGACCAACAAGAATAATACTGTTATTTATGTTGGGGTGACAAGTAATTTATTAAAGCGTGTATATCAACATAAAACTAAAACCCATAAAGGTTTTACATTTAAATATAATTGTGATAAACTCGTTTACTTTGAAGTGTTTAATGATATCAACCAAGCCATTACAAGAGAAAAGCAAATAAAAGGAGGCAGTAGAAAACAAAAAGAAGATTTGATAAATTCCAATAACCCAGAATGGAAAGACCTATCTGATGGATGGTTGTTCTATTTTGATTAG
- a CDS encoding TetR/AcrR family transcriptional regulator: MKNLLSNLKIAVPDKIYIKDPGSSALGKRIVEHSIILIDDIGFDAFTFKKLGALIGSNESSIYRYFESKHKLLLYLSSWYWAWLEYQLVIETHSVSDKKEKLEKAIEILTQTTKEDSNFSHIDEVILNRIIINENSKSFLTKEVDQENKDGYFIIYKRVVQRLRDMIEDVQPQYKYAASLASTVIEGSLHQHFLKDHFSSITDCKADVTPNHFFTNLVTNTLGS, encoded by the coding sequence ATGAAAAATTTACTTTCGAATTTAAAGATAGCGGTACCTGATAAAATCTATATTAAAGATCCAGGATCATCCGCTCTGGGAAAGCGTATTGTTGAGCATAGCATAATTTTAATTGATGACATCGGGTTTGATGCTTTTACCTTTAAGAAGCTGGGAGCACTAATTGGTTCAAACGAAAGTTCCATATATAGGTATTTTGAAAGTAAACATAAGCTCCTGCTTTATTTATCTTCATGGTATTGGGCATGGTTGGAATATCAATTGGTTATTGAAACCCATAGTGTTTCAGATAAAAAAGAAAAATTGGAAAAAGCAATTGAAATTTTAACACAAACGACCAAAGAAGACTCTAATTTTTCACATATTGATGAAGTGATTTTAAATAGGATTATCATCAATGAAAATTCAAAATCATTTTTAACCAAAGAGGTCGATCAAGAAAATAAAGACGGCTATTTTATTATCTATAAACGGGTTGTACAACGCCTTCGTGATATGATTGAAGATGTCCAGCCGCAATACAAATACGCAGCTTCCTTAGCAAGCACCGTAATAGAAGGAAGCTTGCACCAGCATTTTTTAAAAGATCATTTTAGCTCTATCACCGATTGTAAGGCAGACGTTACTCCCAATCATTTTTTTACAAATCTCGTTACAAATACATTAGGTTCATAA